The genomic DNA AAATTAACCCTTCACCTGCCTTTGATGTCCAATCActctcaaaacaaacaacagaaatTGCAAACCTTTTCACATCAAAAGGAGGCTTTCTACCGATGAACCATTTAAATTCCCAAAGAAGAGATTGCCTGGAAGAAAGGTGTACCTTTCTTGTTCCTCTCTTGAGAGTTTTCTCGGCAAATTCCCGAGCAAGTTCTGTTTTTCCAGACCCGGGACAGCCAACAATATGGAGAACAGTTAAAGATTCCCTTCCCTTCAACTGACTATGAAGGGAAAAAAGCGCGGAGAGATCTCGTTCACGGGAAAGTACGAAATGACTGGGTGTTGTATGGCAAATGCTTTACTAGCAATCGTTTCTTTTCGTGATTCCTGTAAACGTAGTAATAAACAGAGCCAGAGATTCCCAGTGAGCCAAGAACCCAGTATTTCAGGGTTGGATTTTCTCTCCAGGATTTTGGTTCTTCGTCGCTTTCTTTGGaatcttcctttctttctgctTCATACAACGTAGTAGACGGGCGAAGTGGTTGTTTCCTTAAGAAAATTCGTTGCAGGTTTACATGAGTCCTTCGTGTCCCAGAGTAACCAGTTACTGCGCGCAAAACAGCGCGTCATTTGCAAGCTCAAAGGACGTGAATACATCCTAAAAATATCATTCGATTGACTTGAATGCTACCCGTGGGGAGGTTTCTCACAATTTTCTACGATTGTAACCAAACAGTTCCTTCAACCGGAACTATAGAAGAAACACCCACACAACAATTTTGACTTACAGGCAGCCGCCATATTAGTATCGCACGTGTCCGGTTCCCACTTACCCCACTCCCCTTACAATCTTTGCCTCTCATATCTTAGTACGACCACACTGGTTTTAAAAACTGGTTTAACGGTGTTCCCACAAATTATACACACAtccttctttttcagttttaaaaattaaggaaaattgcATGCATTAAATAATCGATGAAGACTGAAGAGTACAAGAAGGTCTAGAGGCCGTCCGCGGCGACATACCCACCCGCCCCACGCCTCAATACCTACGGCTACCCTTGCCCCAGTCATCTTAAGCTCCTCTTCTGAGGAAAGATAGGTTCCCTTTGGTAAGAAAACATGAAAAGGAAGATTATAATTGACTCTGAGGCTGGTATTGATGATGCCCAAGCTATCATGATAGCGCTATCTCAAGAGGTTGACGTCTTAGCCATCACTTGTACATGTGGCAACGTGACTGTTGATCAAGTTACCAAGAACGTGCTAAAGGTCCTTGAGGCCTGCGAGCGAACCGACATACCATTGTACCAAGGGGCGTACAGATCTTTACTAGTATGGTTACGTCCGATTCTTACCAAATTCCCTGGTTTATTTTAATGTCATCGAACGAGGGTAACAGTGTAattcaaggaaagaaagaaTACCGTGACAGACACTGCAACTACGAGGAGCTGCAATTAGAGAAGAGGTCACTCAAAACTCAAGGGGTACGGTTTTCCGATTTTCActtaaaccaaaagaaaaaatcaaccTTATGGCATAATACGATCAGCTATGTTCAGTTTGATAAATATTAAGGCATTTTCGTGGAAATCCGTTGAAACTCGTAGAATAATGAGACTCTGAGCTTTACAGTTTTTACGGAGAAATGCAAATCTCCATTCAACCTGGGATCTCAAAGTGCAAGCCCTTCCCAACAGTGTGGTGGCTCATTATTTTACGAGATTGCAACAGTAAAGGAATTTTTAAGGACAGTTTGCATAAGTACTTCAGCTACGTAATTAATGAATTGAGGGGCTCTTTGTGTTAATATGCAACTTCACTCGCTTGTTCCCATTCATCCAGATTCAGTGTCTACAAACAATTAATTAAACATGACTTATGTGTTTCCAACGTTTAGGAATCGCCTATGAGCAACCATTATACCATGGATTTGATGGCCTTGGAGATGCCACTGATATTACAGACCCAGATACAAGTCTTCTTCAACAACCACATGCTGCTCAGGCCTTAGTCCAACTTGTGAATGAGAACCCAGGCGAAATTGTCATCATTGCTCTTGGCCCTTTGACCAACATTGCTTTGGCTTCTAACTTTGATGCAGAATTTACAAAAAAGGTCAAAGAGGTATTTATACTAGGAGGATGCATTCATGGCAAAGGAAATCATTGGGTTTCAGCAGAATTCAACTTGGTGCTGACCCTGAAGCAGCCTACATTCTCCTTAATCAGTTTAAATGTCCAATTTCCCTTGTATCATGGGAGACCTGTTTAGAGCACCCTTTGGATTGGGAGTTTTTTGAGCAATATGTGGGAGCTGGTACCAAACGAGCAGAATTCATGAGGAAGATTTCAACCACGATTAAAGACTCTGAAGAGATCGAATGAATGGTGAATTATATATCTGCTGCCCCCATCCTTTTAGGTGGCATTGTGTGCAGCGGATCTACACCTACAATGTTTGGTCAAGAAGAAACCTCACGTTCAGTGCTACCAGTGGCACTCAGGTAGGGACTCTTTGCCGACACGACGGACAACGCCATTGGTTTTGATTGTCCACTTGTTCCCCTCGTCACAATGCACCCACACCAGTTTACTGCACTATTACTAGTCTCGAAACGGATTAATTACAAGGATGGATTTAGAACTCGTTAAGGAACTAATGCTGAGCTCTGGTAGAATAACAGATCCAAGATTGATGCTCACAGTGCCTTAACACTGTGCTAACCCACAATGCAGTCATAATTTTTGAGGATTCAAGAATGCTGGGCAGTTAGGTTTTTCTGCTATTCAATAGCCCAGAGAGCTTATCAGAGCAAGTTTCAATACTTTTGTTAAAGATAATGCAGCATGCTCTGCTTCTCTGCAATATAAAACAAttataacataattttttttaatcacttaaCTTTGTACTCTTTCAatattttacttaaataatcattCATGTATTCCAGGATGGTGTCTAGAGATGCTTGATCTTAGAGATGGGAAGGAACTTGCATCATAAACATACTAATACAAGCCATAGTCATATATTTAATTAAAGGTATCTTTAGAAACAAACATGTTAGCCATGTTTTAACCATAATTTTGGTTCATTTCAAGCAGCCATCCATTTGAGACCTGCTGGCTAATTACTTTTAAAAGGTACTAGACTCTGAATCAGAAAGGCCATGTTCAAACCCTAGCCTGCCATTGTTTTGAGTTTTTAAGTAAGATACTCTAATAATTTAACAGTGCCACTCTCCACCCAGGTGTTCAACTGTCAAGGATAACGGTAAAATCATTGATTCCAAAGAAACTTTTTAATGGAATGACATCCAGCCAaggggaggagagggaggggtaggggagggggggcaaGGTGGAGTTTCCATACCTTGAATTGTTTGTACTGAAAACTGGATAGCATTAGCAGTATGAGCCTTTTGACTCGATAGCTTCCTTTACCTTACAAAATAGACACTAGTAAAAGACTATATAAATAAAAGGTTCATCCACATAGTTTCTAATTCTTTAGTCCAGTTACAAGATCATTTTCCAATATATTGCTTGGATTTACTGGTAGCATATATTTCACATCATTTTACACTTGGAAGTAAGCTTAGATTGCGGGGCTCTTTGTTCAAATTCTTCTAGTGCTTGTAAATAGGACAGAGGAGGCCATCTATGTTGAATCACATGTTTTCTGTTATCCCCTTGAAGAAGCTCAAACTCTTCAGTGGATTCAAAGACTGAGAAATTGgttgaaatgaaatgaagacACCAGTCAGCCAACTGTTTAGCATTGTACGCCTGGCAAATAATTATGAATAATTTCTGTTAGTTAATGTGTAAATACCAATGTTCTACATagataagttatgagaatttggtattatatCTGGGTCAAGTAAATTGTTGGTTCTTGCCATCCtccaaaaaacattttcttaatAATTCAAAATTCTCTGCATGAAGAACCACTCTCATATATATGCCATAGCTAAATTCTACTTCTTTTACTTGAATCATCtagtaaattaaaattcattaacCATAGGGGCAACAAAACTATTAATTTCTGCCATTGTATTCTCCTGAACAAACTTGGGTCATACCTGTGATGTGAGAAGGAGGTTTATGACATCTTTAGTGCCATCAGACCCTTTTCTGTATCAAAGAATCAACTTTCTTGGTTGTGACAATGTGTGAGTTGTACACAAGTCTTGGAAGACAGAATCTGTCTGCTAAAACCATTATTTCCACTGAATCTCCCTCTCTATTGGGGCGTGGTCAGTGTAGAGGTACTCCAGCAGTGCCAAAAACTTTGCAGGGTTGTGTCTTTGATCTCAATCTTTGAGGAATAAATATAGGATGTGAGAATACAATCTGTTATAAACCTACTTATTGTATCTCTCCCTAAGTATATGTGCTATAATTTGTCATTTTAGCAGGCTGTATTTCACTGTCTGACTTACTCAactgaaaagtttttcttccatttaAATCTTCTCCCCTCCATTTGAACCCAGGGACATAATATCTTattttgaccctttaacccctaagagtgactggcatctaatttctccttactatatcaccccagaatcaaacattaaggtcaagagaataaaggaattgatcaccaactaaagaggctcttaattgttaaacaaattctccttgtcaccaCCTTAGGACATGTTTAGAGAACAGGatggagaatatatatattgatgttagggtgtataggGTTAACCTAGTTTTCTCAGTCTGTACTGTAGGTTAGGgaacatctttttttctgctCAAATAACTGTAAACCTGGAACCAACAAGCTACTAAAACATATGCTTACCTCTGTATCCAAGTCACTCTCTTTAAAGGCCCCACCCAACATGGCTGCCATGACCTCTGACCTTGATTTTAATATCAACTTGTGTCCATAAACAATGGTGCCCTCAACACAGAACTTGACATCAGCTAAAAATGGCttgttcagaaacaaatttttagctGTTTGTCCCGTGTTGTCATTCAGCCATGTGCCAATACTTGGATTAAGGAAAGAATCTCCTGACAGAATGTTTGTACAGGTATCTATCAACCATGTCAACTGAAATTTCTTGGCAGCATCTTGAATTTctgtgataaaatttttgtctttatcaTCTGTTACACTAGGCGATCCAGTGTAAAGGAAGGACAACACCTCAGTGAAAATGCCTTTAGTAATGCTCTCATGCAACCTTATTACAGTTCTACCTTTGCCCTGGCATTTCCCTTCGATATGAGGAAGATTTGGGCAGTTCCTTTCTCCGTCACAAATCCATGAAACATCTTCAAGGATGTACTGGAAAGATTCATGGTTTGCAGACATTTCTCCCAGtaaaacattcttgaagatgGAGGAGGCTGCAACAAGAACAGTTCTATGAGCTTCAAGGGACTCACCATCAGAGAATACAAATCTGACATCTGCACTCATTGTGTCAGACAACATAGAATCCCATTCACTGGCAAATGTTGAGCTGAGTACCTCCACATGGGGAGCAAAAcctgcaaaaagaaaatagcaACCATGTAATATTCTCACTGTTAAAAACAGCCATTAACCATGAAAAATAAGTAGCATTAATAAAGATGaatatttataacatatttacaactcaaatacaaaatcaaagaattgtTTAGTGTGTCACCAACTACTACAGAGGATATAACTTTTAATACCTGCTGGTGGCAGTTGAGGGGGAAAAATTTCCTGATCCTGAGCTGACatggaatttttgtttttccttttaaagaagCCCAAAACTCTTGCAGTTGATCTTTTTCTCTGGGTATGAAAACTAACAGCCATTTCTGCAGCTTTATTCAGAGCTTCCTGCACTCCAGTGTTTGTTAGGGAGCTACACTCTGCATATGACACACCAAGAGTTTCAGCAAGAGCCATTCCTTCTCTTGTAGACACAGTGGACCTGTCATCTGCATTACTGTTGACAAGAAAGATATTGAACATTAGTGaaaaggattttctttcatCTGCAAAATATGTGAATTCTCAGTTCTCCAGATTCACTCAGCAATAGCCTGAAAGCAGACCCTCACTTTCATATTAGCCCTTTGGCACAAGTTTTTCTTTCCCTGCAGGAAAGTATAAGACCGTACACATCACAAGCTGACGAGGGGCTTCAAGGGTTAAGCAATATCAATTATAAGTGCCAGACCCCTAGAAAACCTCACCCAACTTGCCTCTCCCAGCAGGCAGAGAAACATGCTTCACCTCGTTAAGAGGACCAAATACCATGCTCTGCCTGGAAGCCCATCTCTACACTTACAAGGGAGCATACCCCCTATAccaactcccccccccctccatacTACTGACACGTAAGGTCGAACAGGAAGTGAACAGGTGTAACTAACTCCCCTACATGTAACTACGCACTACAGCATAGGAGCACCCACAAACCTATCCGCCAGGTGTTATTTTGATAAAGAGTTCCTGTGAAAGGTAGACTAAAATCGTGCGTTGTTGAGGAAAAGGCTTAACACACCTGCTGTTTCGAAGATCCGTCTTCGTTGCCATCAGGAGGATTGGAGTCTCGGGTACATAGTAGCGCGCTTCGTGAATCCATTTCTCGCTCACGTTTTCAAATGAACTTCGATTTACAACATCAAAACACACAACAAATACGTCAGTTCCAGGATAAGCGAGAAACCTCAGACGATCGTAGTCTTCTTGCCCTGCTGTATCCCAAAGAGAAATCGAGTAAGGAGAACTGTTTACTACGAGATCTACGCTGTAGTTATCAAAAACTGTAGGAACATAGTCACTTGGAAAATGACTAGTTGTAGCGCAAATTAGAAAGGACGACTTTCCTACTCCGCCATCTCCTATAGCCATAAGTTTTAAATTCTGCATATTTCAGCGACTTCCTTGCAGTCCTAGACTGTAGCGAAAGTAGGATCCTCCGTAACTGTCAAAACTTTTCGCCGTGCAGCTTTATATAGTGAACAGACTTAAAACAACTGGAGAGATAAAAATAGCTGACCAATGAACGCAATGatctgagttgatgacgtactGGTCTTAATCGGTTCACGTCCTTTTTGCGTAACGAACCGAAAGTTTTATTCTTCGTGCATTTCTACAACagattgatttcttttccacCCCTCTCTCGAGTAATTTAAATGACTTTCAATTTGTCAAGactgctctttttttttaataatattaaagttataaatagtatttttttaagaacataGAGCAAATCATAAAAATATGCTGATCGAAACATCTTGCCTCCAATTGTGTCAGATACGAACATGCTCAATTTACTGCGAGTTCAGAATGTTTTGGGTAGAGAACGAAAAGTACAAAGGGAGAATGTACTTTACATTAAAAAATCTGTCTAGTTCCAATTTTTGTGCATTAGATAAAATTTTCGGACAACAGATACAGTCATCcaaattttgaattatttataaacattaaacaacaacaatttttttgacaaatttactaAATATACACTACCTAGCACATAAGGAAACAGCTGTGCTTTAACAGATCATCTAGAAAtcgatttttcaatttttattagATCTACTGGTAATTCAATTCAAAGAAgacaaaatcatgaaaaagGATACAACTGAAGCATAACATTTGAAACAGGATAAAGATAAAACTAGTGTGACAAATGATGACTgcataaaaacagaaaaaaatcttacaTGAGTAGAAATACAAGTACACAAATCAGCTATTTCTGGAAGTCCTGCTTCCAAGATCTACTGAGAAAAAGCACAACTAAAGTAGTCTAAGACATTAAAAATATCATGATAATTTAATTCTTTATGTTCAAAGACTTTATTAGTACTGAATCAAGATCATTTTAATCAAGACTCAATGAGCATATTGAAATAGTCTAAGGCAATGAAAGGTAATAATAAAATTGTAATGAACCTTCAATTGTTTTACTGAGTGAAAATATAAAGCTATCTAGGCTACTaagaaaacaataatgaaaTCTTCCTATTTTGTCAAGTGACTATACAGGAGCAAATCCAATACAACTATGTTTTCAAATTATGCTTAAATGAAGCAATGCAGGTTTTGAACCATTTtgctattaacccttttactcccagaagtgatcaacatgaaacttctccctataatatccttacatcatccaacaaacaggtaatgagaatattcaaacttaccaagtagaagttgttatcttgatctaacaccaaattctggtaACTATTTTACAATAAATGTGTAGCAgaaagaggggagaattaacaatcacatcttgggagttacagggttaaatcATACCAAAAGCATACTGGTATAATAAAAAATCTTGGAATATCTCTCACATGATACTTAGTGGCACTATACTTATAGTTTACTCCAAAATTCTACTTTCAAAACTTCTAGCAAGAATACCTAAATGTAAATGCTAAACCAGTAACATTAAAGTGCATATTCTCAAAACTGTTCTGATACATTTCCTACTGTACTGAGTagaagaatttgttgaaaaaatcaagagccttagatggtgatcatttcctttactctcatgaaCTTAATTATTTCTTAACCCTCCCatgtgaccaagagagaatttctccttacaatatcaatacaatatcaaccagataagttatgagaataaagaaaaatatcaatttggggataatcagtttatccaatactaaattctctgaactaacatcataagaattgtatggttgacagtagggagaattacaaatgtgatctgggagttaaagggttaattcattaTTTGCACtaaaaggagaaataagataATAGCCCCTTCTAAGGGATCTAAGGGTTAATCCAGGTTAGGCTagctaaaaaaattgtctttggaGATGaaatttgttcgtttgtctcacgatagagtcacttttgatgtagATCACAACATTTCAACTGCGacactgctagtcttcatcaggcgatgaggtcaaTTGTTTACGCATTGCTATTTGTGGCACATTTGTATGCtgttattggtgcatt from Pocillopora verrucosa isolate sample1 chromosome 2, ASM3666991v2, whole genome shotgun sequence includes the following:
- the LOC131792692 gene encoding uncharacterized protein; protein product: MKRKIIIDSEAGIDDAQAIMIALSQEVDVLAITCTCGNVTVDQVTKNVLKVLEACERTDIPLYQGAYRSLLVWLRPILTKFPGIAYEQPLYHGFDGLGDATDITDPDTSLLQQPHAAQALVQLVNENPGEIVIIALGPLTNIALASNFDAEFTKKVKEVALCAADLHLQCLVKKKPHVQCYQWHSGWCLEMLDLRDGKELAS
- the LOC131792691 gene encoding LOW QUALITY PROTEIN: rho-related protein racA-like (The sequence of the model RefSeq protein was modified relative to this genomic sequence to represent the inferred CDS: inserted 4 bases in 3 codons) gives rise to the protein MQNLKLMAIGDGGVGKSSFLICATTSHFPSDYVPTVFDNYSVDLVVNSSPYSISLWDTAGQEDYDRLRFLAYPGTDVFVVCFDVVNRSSFENVSEKWIHEARYYVPETPILLMATKTDLRNSSNADDRSTVSTREGMALAETLGVSYAECSSLTNTGVQEALNKAAEMAVSFHTQRKRSTARVLGFFKRKNKNSMSAQDQEIFPPQLPPAGFAPHVEVLSSTFASEWDSMLSDTMSADVRFVFSDGESLEAHRTVLVAASSIFKNVLLGEMSANHESFQYILEDVSWICDGERNCPNLPHIEGKCQGKGRTVIRLHESITKGIFTEVLSFLYTGSPSVTDDKDKNFITEIQDAAKKFQLTWLIDTCTNILSGDSFLNPSIGTWLNDNTGQTAKNLFLNKPFLADVKFCVEGTIVYGHKLILKSRSEVMAAMLGGAFKESDLDTEIEIKDTTLQXFLALLEYLYTDHAPIXEGDSVEIMVLADRFCLPRLVYNSHIVTTKKVDSLIQKRVXDGTKDVINLLLTSQAYNAKQLADWCLHFISTNFSVFESTEEFELLQGDNRKHVIQHRWPPLSYLQALEEFEQRAPQSKLTSKCKMM